One window from the genome of Lichenicola cladoniae encodes:
- a CDS encoding DUF5655 domain-containing protein: MSDLKLFRLSSTGVSELTGATVPLERSLQTLFERNLEGLLGVRFLASEYRTTNGRIDTLGVDENFCPVIIEYKRASNENVINQGLFYLDWLMDHRRDFAWLVMERYGKDEAAKVEWSAPRLICIAGDFTRYDEHAVKQISRNIELIRYRRFDDDLLLLDLVTTTASTVVARPDLAIEDAGVSSGVIPAKYKSVTEYLADADAGLTDLFESTRALLRAIGDDVQERTLKNYFAFTRLKNFACVEIKPTARKLLVYLKVDPASIDLQAGFTRDVSKIGHYGTGDLEVTLSKTEDVERAKLLFEQSYQAS, encoded by the coding sequence GTGAGTGACCTTAAGCTTTTTAGACTGTCGTCAACTGGCGTTTCAGAATTGACCGGAGCTACCGTTCCACTTGAACGATCCCTTCAAACGCTGTTTGAACGCAACCTCGAGGGCTTGCTTGGCGTGCGCTTCCTCGCTTCCGAGTATCGGACGACCAACGGCAGGATCGACACGCTGGGCGTCGATGAAAACTTCTGTCCCGTTATCATAGAGTACAAGCGTGCATCGAATGAAAACGTTATCAACCAAGGTTTGTTCTATCTTGATTGGCTGATGGATCACCGCCGTGATTTTGCTTGGCTTGTTATGGAACGCTACGGCAAGGACGAAGCTGCAAAGGTCGAATGGTCCGCGCCACGGCTAATCTGCATAGCCGGTGACTTCACGCGCTATGACGAGCATGCCGTGAAGCAAATCAGCCGCAACATTGAGTTGATACGTTATCGGCGATTCGATGATGATCTGCTGTTGCTTGATCTTGTAACCACGACAGCAAGCACAGTGGTTGCTCGGCCGGATCTGGCGATTGAGGACGCGGGCGTCAGTTCGGGTGTAATCCCGGCCAAATATAAGTCAGTCACGGAATACTTGGCCGATGCGGATGCCGGTCTGACCGATCTGTTCGAATCTACGCGAGCGCTTCTCCGTGCCATCGGAGACGACGTGCAGGAGCGAACGCTGAAGAATTATTTTGCGTTCACCCGTCTTAAAAACTTTGCCTGTGTGGAAATCAAGCCTACGGCCCGTAAGCTGTTAGTTTATTTAAAGGTCGATCCTGCCTCCATCGATTTACAAGCCGGATTTACACGCGATGTAAGCAAAATTGGCCATTACGGGACCGGTGATCTAGAAGTTACACTATCGAAGACCGAGGATGTCGAGCGCGCAAAACTATTATTCGAGCAAAGCTATCAAGCATCATAG
- a CDS encoding tyrosine-type recombinase/integrase, producing the protein MTEPPLVPIPSARLGQLVHLDVLAAIAEEDVWLASQKSARTRRAYKLDVAHFMKTLGITTPDQLRQVDHRAVIAWERIMREEQGAAHSTVRRRLSALSSLFKHLVRHGAASRNPVVDVARPNINREEGSTLAFSKAQARKLLDVPAEDTLAGLRDRAILSVGLQVGLRRAEIAALTVGDLHQNRGFDALRLTRKGGRRDALAIHPQAAQRIRAYLDRAGHTADHQGTLFRPLRGNSKPLDPGGRLDPDAIDRMVRKYAAAIDLPRGYSAHSMRATFITTALENGAQLEDVQKAAGHRDPSTTKLYDRRGYNPEKAASFFATY; encoded by the coding sequence GTGACCGAACCCCCTCTTGTTCCCATCCCGAGCGCTCGACTGGGCCAACTCGTCCACCTCGATGTCCTAGCGGCAATCGCCGAAGAAGACGTTTGGCTCGCCAGCCAGAAGAGCGCGCGCACCCGCCGTGCCTACAAGCTCGACGTCGCGCACTTCATGAAGACGCTCGGCATCACGACGCCCGACCAGCTTCGCCAGGTCGATCATCGCGCCGTCATCGCCTGGGAGCGCATCATGCGCGAGGAACAGGGCGCAGCGCACTCGACCGTGCGCCGGCGCCTGTCGGCGCTGTCGAGCCTGTTCAAACACCTGGTGCGACATGGAGCTGCCAGTCGTAATCCAGTGGTCGACGTAGCGCGGCCGAACATCAACCGCGAGGAAGGCAGCACCCTCGCCTTCTCGAAGGCGCAGGCGCGCAAGCTGCTCGATGTGCCGGCCGAGGACACGCTGGCCGGACTTCGCGATCGGGCGATCCTCTCCGTGGGCTTGCAGGTTGGGCTACGCCGGGCGGAGATCGCCGCCCTAACCGTGGGGGATCTCCACCAGAACCGGGGCTTCGACGCACTGCGGCTGACCCGTAAGGGTGGGCGGCGCGACGCGCTGGCGATCCATCCGCAGGCGGCGCAGCGCATCCGGGCATATCTCGATCGGGCCGGCCATACCGCCGATCATCAGGGGACGTTATTCCGGCCGCTGCGCGGCAACTCCAAGCCACTTGATCCGGGCGGCCGGCTCGATCCGGACGCGATCGATCGCATGGTACGGAAATATGCGGCGGCGATCGATCTTCCTCGTGGCTACTCTGCTCATTCGATGCGGGCGACCTTCATCACGACAGCGCTGGAAAACGGCGCGCAGCTGGAGGACGTGCAGAAAGCAGCAGGACATCGTGACCCAAGCACGACAAAGCTGTATGACCGCCGAGGGTATAATCCAGAAAAAGCGGCAAGCTTTTTTGCGACTTACTAA
- a CDS encoding AAA family ATPase — protein sequence MTAEGIIQKKRQAFLRLTNGLEMKINNLLVTNFRGIQRVEAEGLGDTIIIAGQNGSGKSCIFDAIRLLKSTYGGYQQNEWQNFFGEFQIQLHGGAKNLQGLFNDATKTVVIKVDFELRDSEKLYISTNAKTLVEETIWQSILPEAFQYGGWHKALFAAQFREKQPEVDKKVADLLPSVQTALSKKDISGKIEIKIDGQVAIQDSVLLNLIFSTYRPRDIGVIDFHGAQRHYGRESVQGINLNLDQAKQTYSQSTLYNYNAKYNNVKSEMAGSFIRELLAEQAGLKNVSDGEYSLNKTLKELFDSFFPDKTFLGPRPTKDGSLAFPVMTQNGTEHDLDELSSGEKEILYGYLRIRSSAPKDSIILLDEPELHLNPRLIRGLPEFYRKYLGEALQNQLWLVTHSDALIREAVGKPGFNVFHMLPCGAEVTGTSQLRPLNVTADLDLAIADLVGDLAAYRPGGKGLIFEGGGDSDFDKTITGSLFAEELRGINLISGTNKARVQALHEILARAYANGDLPTKFYAVTDSDADDPSVQTPGVNRFSWDVYHLENYLLEDSIIADVLNSLRLQKEYDAKTVGDRLVLAAQNVVPSMLVQKMKAYANSKLVDCIKLGFDPATLTIGNDLSEASNRSADKMRQVVLSDLSKERLNEVEQTFRSDIQQSFATGSWRKKLPGREILKQFVQLENLQGYELVRNLIVSRMTEKGVKPAGMKVIIDQIVAD from the coding sequence ATGACCGCCGAGGGTATAATCCAGAAAAAGCGGCAAGCTTTTTTGCGACTTACTAATGGGCTAGAAATGAAAATAAACAATCTTCTAGTTACAAACTTTAGGGGTATTCAGCGTGTTGAGGCAGAAGGCTTAGGCGACACAATTATCATTGCCGGACAAAACGGCTCCGGAAAGTCATGTATTTTTGATGCTATCCGGCTTTTGAAATCAACGTACGGTGGATACCAACAAAATGAATGGCAGAACTTTTTCGGAGAGTTCCAGATACAGCTCCACGGAGGAGCGAAAAATCTCCAGGGGCTGTTTAATGACGCAACTAAGACGGTTGTAATTAAGGTTGATTTCGAACTTAGGGATAGTGAAAAGTTATATATTTCTACCAACGCTAAGACGTTGGTCGAGGAAACAATATGGCAAAGCATTCTCCCCGAGGCCTTTCAATATGGTGGATGGCACAAAGCTCTCTTCGCAGCTCAATTTCGCGAGAAGCAACCAGAGGTTGACAAAAAAGTCGCCGACTTACTGCCAAGCGTGCAAACCGCTTTATCAAAAAAAGATATAAGTGGTAAAATCGAGATTAAGATCGATGGGCAAGTCGCGATACAGGACTCTGTCTTACTAAATTTAATATTTAGTACATACAGGCCTAGAGATATAGGCGTTATCGATTTTCATGGGGCGCAACGCCATTATGGCCGCGAAAGCGTTCAAGGAATCAATCTAAATCTAGATCAAGCTAAACAGACATACAGTCAAAGCACGCTATACAACTACAATGCTAAATATAATAACGTTAAAAGTGAAATGGCAGGAAGTTTCATCCGGGAGCTTTTGGCAGAGCAGGCTGGACTTAAGAATGTTTCTGACGGAGAATATTCTCTAAACAAGACTTTAAAAGAGCTATTCGATTCGTTTTTCCCTGATAAAACCTTCCTAGGTCCTCGCCCTACAAAAGATGGCAGCCTAGCTTTCCCAGTCATGACGCAAAACGGAACCGAACATGACCTCGATGAGCTAAGCTCAGGGGAAAAGGAAATTCTTTATGGATATCTTCGGATAAGAAGTTCCGCCCCGAAAGACTCCATAATCCTTCTTGACGAGCCAGAACTGCATCTAAACCCGCGGCTTATTCGCGGGCTTCCGGAGTTCTATAGGAAATATCTTGGCGAAGCCTTGCAGAACCAACTTTGGCTTGTCACCCATTCAGATGCGTTGATCCGAGAGGCCGTCGGAAAGCCAGGCTTCAACGTATTCCATATGCTGCCATGCGGTGCCGAAGTGACAGGCACATCGCAGCTACGGCCTTTAAATGTAACAGCTGATCTCGACCTTGCAATTGCGGATCTAGTTGGGGATCTAGCGGCTTATCGCCCAGGCGGAAAAGGATTAATTTTCGAAGGGGGAGGTGACTCAGATTTCGATAAAACAATCACTGGCAGCCTTTTTGCTGAAGAACTGCGAGGAATCAATCTCATTTCGGGAACCAATAAAGCAAGGGTACAAGCCTTACATGAGATTCTGGCCAGAGCTTACGCAAATGGTGATCTTCCAACAAAATTCTATGCTGTAACGGATAGCGATGCAGATGATCCCAGTGTTCAAACACCCGGAGTAAACAGATTTTCTTGGGACGTTTACCACCTAGAGAATTACCTATTAGAAGATTCTATAATTGCTGACGTTCTTAATTCACTGAGGCTGCAGAAAGAATATGACGCTAAAACTGTGGGAGACCGCTTAGTTTTAGCAGCTCAGAATGTTGTTCCAAGCATGTTAGTGCAGAAGATGAAAGCTTACGCCAACTCGAAATTGGTAGATTGTATAAAGCTAGGTTTTGACCCTGCCACTTTGACTATCGGAAATGATCTTTCTGAAGCCTCTAATCGCTCTGCTGACAAAATGCGACAGGTTGTCTTGAGCGATTTGTCTAAAGAAAGACTGAACGAAGTCGAACAAACATTCAGAAGCGACATACAACAAAGCTTCGCTACAGGTAGTTGGAGGAAGAAGTTGCCTGGGAGAGAGATACTCAAACAATTTGTTCAACTGGAAAACCTGCAAGGTTACGAACTAGTTAGAAATCTTATTGTTAGTCGAATGACGGAGAAGGGTGTCAAACCGGCTGGCATGAAAGTCATCATTGACCAGATAGTTGCTGACTAG
- a CDS encoding DUF6880 family protein — translation MSPRPRVSRSRLTPAVAEEPPAKPARAPAKKVTRSRALSVDTLEQLGARQLAELLMAQAQSDPALGRSLRLVLAGTDGGTRLAAEVEKRLRTILRSRGFIEWDKVRPLAREFEGLRETIAGPLAQADPRAATTQMRLFLELAEGVFERSDDGSGSLGDVFRKAGADLGRLWALLPSRDPVTLAAELLSLLDADDYGTTDRLLEASGPALGSEGRAELRRLLHARLATLRRVRGRDDFGDSRGRFMVSLHLRELSDLEGDVDAYIAAIEAGGRSENFAGDIAERLITHHRPAEALGWLDRAAVRHDESRQIDLRIAALDALGRKTDAQHLRWTTFQRFLSVEHLRAYLRGLPDFDDVEAEEQAVTHALAHPDRGLALMFLVAWPNFKAANQLVRDHHEDLDGGEYFRLRPAAEALAEKYPAAATLLHRALAEDVLRRASSRQYQYAVRDVRACAGLATFLSDQPGLETHAAFMARLWREHPRKSGFWSLLDPGVR, via the coding sequence ATGTCGCCTCGCCCCCGCGTGTCCCGATCGCGCCTAACCCCGGCGGTGGCTGAGGAGCCGCCCGCTAAGCCTGCACGGGCTCCGGCCAAGAAGGTGACGCGATCGCGAGCACTGAGCGTAGACACCCTGGAACAACTGGGCGCCCGGCAACTAGCCGAGCTGCTGATGGCGCAGGCGCAGAGCGATCCGGCGCTGGGACGCTCGCTCCGCCTAGTCCTGGCCGGCACCGACGGGGGCACCCGGCTGGCGGCGGAGGTGGAGAAACGGCTGCGGACGATCCTGCGCTCGCGTGGGTTCATCGAGTGGGACAAGGTGCGGCCGCTCGCCCGCGAGTTCGAGGGTCTACGCGAGACGATTGCTGGTCCGCTCGCACAGGCGGATCCACGGGCGGCCACAACGCAGATGCGCCTGTTCCTGGAACTTGCCGAGGGCGTGTTCGAGCGCAGCGACGACGGCAGCGGCAGCCTGGGTGACGTGTTCCGCAAGGCCGGTGCCGATCTGGGACGGCTCTGGGCGCTGCTTCCAAGCCGTGACCCTGTCACGCTGGCGGCCGAACTGCTGTCCCTACTTGATGCGGACGACTACGGCACGACCGATCGTCTTCTTGAGGCGTCAGGTCCGGCGCTTGGGTCTGAAGGCCGGGCCGAGCTGCGCCGTCTGCTGCACGCCCGTCTTGCGACTTTGCGGCGTGTGCGCGGACGAGATGACTTCGGAGACTCGCGCGGCCGGTTCATGGTGTCGCTGCATTTGCGGGAGCTGTCTGATCTCGAGGGTGATGTTGACGCCTATATCGCTGCGATCGAAGCCGGCGGCCGGTCGGAGAACTTCGCCGGCGACATCGCGGAACGGCTAATCACCCACCACCGTCCGGCCGAAGCCTTGGGCTGGTTGGACCGCGCTGCCGTCCGTCACGATGAAAGCCGGCAGATCGACCTCCGCATCGCAGCGCTGGACGCACTTGGGCGCAAGACGGATGCGCAGCATCTGCGTTGGACAACGTTCCAGCGCTTCCTCAGCGTCGAGCACCTACGGGCCTATCTCCGTGGCCTACCCGATTTCGACGACGTCGAAGCAGAGGAGCAGGCGGTCACGCATGCACTCGCGCATCCTGACCGGGGCCTGGCACTCATGTTCCTGGTGGCGTGGCCAAACTTCAAGGCGGCGAACCAGCTGGTGCGAGACCATCACGAGGACCTCGATGGGGGAGAGTATTTCCGACTTCGGCCGGCAGCCGAGGCACTGGCGGAAAAGTATCCTGCGGCGGCGACGCTGCTGCATCGGGCACTGGCAGAGGACGTGCTGCGGCGGGCGTCATCAAGGCAGTATCAGTATGCTGTTCGCGACGTGCGAGCCTGTGCTGGCCTCGCGACATTCCTATCCGATCAACCGGGTCTAGAGACGCATGCCGCCTTCATGGCTCGGCTCTGGCGGGAGCACCCGCGCAAGAGCGGGTTCTGGTCGCTGCTCGATCCGGGCGTACGATGA
- a CDS encoding type II toxin-antitoxin system PemK/MazF family toxin, giving the protein MRRGDLVTVALQGEQGKPRPALVVQADHFSDLPAITVLPITSTLIEAPLLRIPIEPNERNGLTKSSQIMVDKPQTPPRNKVGPTFGHLDDMTMVAVNRALALFLGLA; this is encoded by the coding sequence GTGAGGCGCGGTGACCTGGTCACTGTGGCGCTGCAGGGAGAGCAAGGAAAACCCCGGCCGGCGCTGGTCGTGCAAGCTGACCATTTCTCGGATCTGCCGGCCATCACCGTGCTGCCGATCACCAGCACGCTGATTGAGGCGCCACTCTTGCGGATTCCGATCGAGCCGAACGAACGCAACGGCTTAACCAAATCATCGCAGATCATGGTCGACAAGCCGCAGACGCCTCCCAGGAACAAAGTTGGGCCGACCTTCGGGCACCTGGACGACATGACCATGGTGGCAGTGAACCGGGCTTTGGCACTGTTCCTGGGGCTGGCTTAA
- a CDS encoding antitoxin MazE family protein — MAATGTGAQRVQRRRDKLKAAGLRPVQIWVPDTRAPGFAQECARQSRMIQAAEGQDDPDHDAWSDATDTSGWTA, encoded by the coding sequence ATGGCAGCAACCGGAACCGGAGCGCAGCGTGTGCAGCGCCGTCGCGACAAGCTGAAGGCTGCAGGGTTACGGCCTGTGCAGATATGGGTGCCTGACACCCGTGCGCCCGGCTTTGCTCAGGAATGTGCTCGGCAGTCTCGGATGATCCAAGCCGCTGAGGGTCAGGACGATCCCGATCACGACGCTTGGTCTGACGCAACAGACACGAGCGGCTGGACGGCGTGA